The Vanessa atalanta chromosome 7, ilVanAtal1.2, whole genome shotgun sequence genomic interval aataaatgaataaagtcGCTAGTTATCTATGAATCGGTCATAGAGTATACATTTTGCGAGTGgggtaattctttttttaaatcgtagtTCCATTTTTCCCATAGTATGTTCCATCTctctttagtattttataatgatttgcGTTAAACATTATAGTTCCATTAAGAAGTCAAACACACTAAGCAAAGAACTGTTTTAAGCCGTCTTCCAAGGATTTATTTCAACTCAAGGCTTCAACTGAGTGCTTTTTCTCGTCACgcaaacattatattatgtattatattctaCCCAAGATTATATAGCGAATATAAAGagaaattttcatattataatagcACTCAATTTAACAATTTCATCATTGTGATTTCAAATTCTCCTATTATGTTTccgatacattttattaattacattttcatacatttattaaaaggcTTGTAGGTGTAAACGTGGGTGGatctcttttaaaaaatatgggatagttaatactataaatacgaCTATAAATCCAAATGtgctcaatatattatatataataaatgacgtTGAAAGATACTTGTACATGTTTCCAAggtataatgattataaaatagacACAATCGTAGCACTTAAGGTTCGTGCTGTTTCTGATATCACCGGTATTCATTAAGAGACTACAACAGTTgtgtttttaacaatataatttaaaacggaAGACGACAAAATCCAGATTGTTAATGCTCATACTGTTATGGAAATACACTCTCTTCCTTTCATAAGAGCTGACAAGATCAAAGCAATTTTTAAGAACGTTTGTGATGACAGGATTTCcacgaatttatttttcaaaaacatttaatgtataaaagtttttttaatgttatttttaatgatatacgtgttcttataatataatttaatagaaatattttttcttaccgttttatagtatttattttttatttcttaatggaatggaaaacattaatcttgcctattaatattacttaataacatACAACATAGTAATCATTGTGGTATTTAGATACAGACAGATCAAATGTTAGCGCAATTTGctattaatttcaacatttaatttagatatgtCAAAGCAGACAgtattaattcatataacaaAGTGGTCAGTAAGAATAACActacaacaattattattgttgtgagTTAGAACTTGGAGCGAATCGACCTAAGCTTACAAAACAAGTTGcgctatattataaactaaagtgtattttttctttatgaatattAAGAGAAATTTCGAAAGAAATCGTACCGCTGAACAACGGTGTCGACGAGAAATTGTATGGCACTTGAGTTCATATTTTATCACTATCGAATGCAGATCCGGTTTATCTTATATCATACTTATTAATGTTTCTGGAGATTTATTGCTTCCTCTTTATAACAAATCGCTCTTGTGAGGCttgaaatctatttttttattaattcatattttattgcactacaattaacaaaatacttaCATACACAATAGCCTAAAGCAGCGATCTTTTCCAGGCAACAATTGAGCAGAGGACCAAATGTAGAAAAggcagaatatttaaaaattaaacatacttaCTTTACTGGTGGTTACTTTACTCGCTCAtcaattattaacttaaaaccATACTAAGGCCAAAAAGAGCTGGtataattgcaatttttatGAATTCTACCCATACGAAATTGGTATCAGAATTGCAATATTTATTGGtacatttaaacattatattgcgCCTACCAAACCGCTTCGAGTTCTGTGCGTACAATAATAATGCTGTAAAATATGTAcatgtgatatattataatgaaatgtaatatctatatcgataataaaatacaaatcgaTCAGTTTGAAAAATCAGATGATAATATTTGATAGATTAATTCAAACTATTGGTTCtcccatattttattaatcaatataagttgagaaatttttaaaaaatttcttAAATCTCTATCATGTTCCTGTACTAAATATTAAACCTTTCTCTAACTTTTTCTGACTTATCTCTACTTATTATCTAGATATTGACTTTGGACtaaacaaacacaaaatatttagaaactttactaataaatacttatacttaCTATTGGGTGAGCCTCATCCTAAATCTTGTACTTTCAAGGTCGGGTGTTCCACGAGGAAATGTTTCCCTATTTTTGCTAACACcgttatagtaataaaattagtttcaaaTACTGTAATGACAATCGTATTTACAACATCTTTATTTTCGTGGGTGTTATATCTGACATCACCAGTATTTATTGAGGGATTACTAAACCTGTCTATATTTATActcttttttgttaatatattaattaagccTTATAAAAGCTAGATGTAAAACATAACGTAgttgttacatataaaaaaaaaaaaaaaaaaacaaaatatataaaaatgtatatagtataatatttttaattagatagtCAAGACAGGAACGGGCAGTAGCAGACAGAGatctaaatattacaaataccaaaattatttcttaagcaGCAGCACAGTAGAGCTgcgattaatattattaaaatattacatgcaACGCTTATATTTACcgtaatttattatagaacGTCACACGTGTAATGACTACATAAAAAATAGCGGGTTCAATCATAACTACCGATCACTCTTGTAGGTAGGCACGTAACTTGACATGATTTATGCAATATGTGgcatacaaatacaaattagccATTTAGTGTTATCAGCGAGCTCACTGTAAGTGATGGACacgctatttatataattaaagatataaaacttaatatgtCTAGAaaagactttaaaaattatcattcatCTAAATAGATAGTTAAACAAGTCCTTCAACTAATTCATTTCTCAGACTTCGTGATGTGTAGAAATCGTGTTATTATCTAATTAGATTATCGGACATAGAAACCTAATAgccttaaaacaaataaatcaacgCATTCAATGCAATATaagcaattaaaacatttttagacaTCGAAGTTGAATAAAAGCGAAACAAGTTTTCTACTATATAACACCTGGGGCGATCCTTAATTATCGTCTATAGTGATATTAAAAAGACCCGCGTTAGAAGATCGAAATtgtctttaattattttcctgCACACACGGTCACGATGCGGTAACATTTCTAGATACTCTAACTCAACAATTATTTCACTTTCCCCGATGAGTCTGTCCCACAACTTCTCATTCGTCAACCATTAGACAGGTGATCTTTGATTATCTACATTAAGCTCCATTAGTGTTTAACTCGATACTATTTAACTCACCTGTTTGCAGTTATACAATTACATTGCAGGACTTGACTGAGatacctacataatattttttttggatttggttttattaaatgcttaaacTAGTTttgataattgataaattatttcaatttgtgaatatttttttatgaaatatattttgttatgatttatatgcttattaatatttattaataaatcgacGAATCTTAGACTTGAAACATTACACATATAAAAGGCTGATTGACTGATTATTTATCAACGATTCGCTGTAGAATCGACTTTGACTTAGTAACGTGGAAGTATATTAAACAAAGAAagcaaaataaacgaaataaagaTTGCGACTAACTATGATTTTATGGGTAGCGCTGCACTTCCTAAATCTTAAAACTTTAactcattgaattttttttatggcattggttggcggacgagcatatgggccacttgatggtaagtggtcaccgccgcccatagacaaaggggctgtaaaaaatattaaccattccttacatcacctatgcgccaccaacctttagaactaagatattatgtcccttgtgcctgtgattacactggctcactcacccttctaaccggaacataacaatacagtgtactgttattcggcggtagaatatctgataagtgggtggtacctacccagacgggcttgcacaaagccctaccacctattTATACCAAATCAAAATGAGGAAATCATGGAAGTAATAAGAGCAACTGCGAAGCTGCGAAGGGCAGTCTGGTCTGTTTATAAGTAGGAAAtgatatataagataatattagtattattataatcatataaaaatatactcatatagtatttaaaagttttatagaaatattacgagatatgtatttaaatagctGCATAAATCCCTATAATCACAATACatgcaaatttatttgttagtgAGTGTTTACATCTCATAGCTTAAAATATACTACGAAATAGAATCCTTAATGTACCTTCGCGAAGTCGAATAcgagtacaaaataaatatacaattaatgaaCATAATGTTAATGCAACATAGAAATTACTTTGTTTTGCATaaacttgatatttttattattttacgtaactGAGCATAAGTTGCGGACAAGGTGGACGTGAGGGCGCGCTGCGGTTACCTTAGCTATCGGATTCAACCAATTGACCACATGATCGTATTATATGGAATGTCATTTTAATAGTGCGCCCTTCAAGCTATCAATACTTAACATTCTATTTatagctttattattatatatcgtaactacatattattcaaagaattgacaatatatttatagaaatttataaataatatatcattttaattttataactgaatttaacatttcaataaGATGAAACTTAAATTTAGCCATAATGAATTGTCACTAAACATTAGAAGACATTATATTAGATAATCGTTCGGGTGTGCGTTACGTCCAGTCATGCGCAAGCCTTCATCCGTCCGAGACAAACACGAGCAATTAGACGACACTGGTAATCACTGATCTGAACGAGAGATGAAAGTGACCGATAAGAGACTGTATCAGATCCGTCAAGAACGCGCCACGAACAGCGAGATGTATCTCCGCATGTCATATTCCTGTCACTGCGTTGCACCACATCTCTTACTCACCACTGCCATTTCCTACGACATATTACATTCTATGATTCTACTAACGTGATTGTGATTTCCTTATAGAGTATTCTTATCGTTAAAGATacgaagattattttatatgaatgcaAATGCAAAGTCCTTCAGGTCATCGGATGTGTTTTGTTAAAAGACCTAAGAGACGAATAATATCTGGAAGTTGTCTACTATCTACCCGAGCCATCACGAGATACAAAAGCGATCAAATATCGTTTCAATGGCTTTATCTTTTATGTGATTATCTATTGATCATTAAATCGTGGCTGGCCATCAAAGTACTTCACAATTATACGATTAATCCTGCCTGGTTACATGTTAAATACTTTCACTGACCAATCAATAACGATtcattatattctataattgaCACTATTCCGGTATTCGCGAATACCGGAAAAGGTCGTGAGACTTTTGACCTCTTTTGATTCAATAAGCAAAGCTTGAATATGATAAATACGCTTTCTTCATTGTGATGATGATGTTTTGTCtgcataagtttttttattataaattataataaagtctaGTGTCATATTTTTCATAAACTGACAGCAAATAATggaatgtttgttttgtatgttactcgtatgtattttacaaatgaaCGTATCGCTTACATATCTTGTTAGAATCATTTTGTTCGTAGCTTACTATTGACTTATACCGTTACTGCCTTAATCGATGTCAAGTAGCTATATAAAAGCAAGAAAACtagatttattttctcttcCTGCGCACCATTTCACGGCCTGACATAAGAACGAACGGAACTCTGGCGCCGCTAACACGATCACAGTATTGGATTTACGGGTATCGGTTACTTACTTATCATTGATACACCTGTATTGAATCCGATTAAAGAATACGACGACtatacaaactacaatttgtcaGACAGACTTTCTTAGATAATCCCATTTGGATAAAAAGAAAGCCGTCTTATTTGTCTGAATTAAAATTTGGTAAGAAAAGTGAACAAAAGTTGATTGTTCGACTTGAGCTCAGAGGCGAActtcaatattgttttatctAATATATGCTGCTATTTGTCTAGACTCTAGACCTTTGCCAATTTGCTACGTAGATAACCCATTTCCACGACAAATTGTTTGTCGCACAAATGGAACGAGCCAAATTTCCATTAATTGatatgtcatataaaatgaaattattgaataattgcTATTAGCTTTTTTATGCACTGCTACTAAAAAATCCATTTcgaatgttttatgtaatagcTACAGTCTCTAATTAATGACTGCTATCGTGTGCCATTCATCAGGAGAGCTCCTGTTAATTATCGGCCTGCTCTTGAACTTGCCGCTGTTTTAACAAATTACCGACAGCCAAGCACCATTCAGAATATGCCCACTTTTGCGAtttaaccatttattatattgCGAAATTTCTCTGATACGCCTTAAAATTTGCACCTGTCGCTAGCTTTCACATGTTGTGAACTAGTACCGTCACATTCTGTTTGTAGTGGGAAGTTATCAGTGGATCGCATGGCGAGTGGGTGTGGGTGCTCGAAGCCATACTAAACTAGCTTCAGAAAAGGAATAGCTAAATACATACCTAACTATTATTGGAATCTATAATCGTGTCTTTGATTCCCAGAAATAATCATCTATTGCGAAAGAAATGTACGCTAAGAAAGTGTCAATGAACTTATAATTGATAACGTTAATTGAGTAGCTACTTTATGCAAATAATGTATccgcttttattatttatatacaacatgagtgttttttttatgattgattGTTGTTCCTTGTTTTGATGTTATATATGCACAATTAATAGTTTGTTGTATTTGTTTCAGTTATAACGATGCATTTTCAGAGTAGATTTTAATGTTTCCATAAACTGTAACTCAtgacatttattacaaacatataacaataacaacaaacTATTACTTAGAAAATAATCCTAAATCCTGGTGGAAATACCAAATAATGTCATGAAAGAACATACTATTGAATCATTACATCCAGCAAATTTAGCCATTTGGCGACACGCCTATGAAAACAACCGTTTATCAAAGCTTAGAAGTATTGCACCGTTTTATTGTCTACTTGCACCTTGTTAGTGTCTATTTTGAAAGATGTATTGGGTAGTATCTGGGGCGAGGTGCCCACGCTCGGGGCGCTAATCTCGGGGGCGCTGTGGGTCACCGGTTCCTATCGTATTTCACCTTAACGATGGCAAATACATAGTTGTCCGATTCTCGCTTTGTTTAAAACCATATCGTTAGTTTTACAAATCGTTACTCCCAACTCGTTTAACGTTTTacttatagatttataatattgcaaCCAACTTTGTCTCTTTTCTAAATAACGTGTCATcagattttagttatttatttaacacggtcttttttaaatataataaaccatattctcattagttttttaataaatatcttttgaaAAAAACACGACATGATCTAAGATTAGATCACCTAAATCTGAAGCAGAGATTATCGGCTCAATCATGCGTAAGAGTGTGTCATATGTACAATTCGTGTTTATAAGTCGTCTCGTGGATGCAAGTGGAagacattgtgaggaaaccttccACATACGTATCCGCAAGTGAAACATTGTAAAAGCTGgctttactgtttttttataaaaagtacataTTTGGTTTTAGTAATGTATGTTAACACTATGTAAAGGCGGAAAAGCATAATCGTGGTTTTCTTAGTACTTACTTTAGTTCTTAATAACAAATCGCAAggccattttttattaaattagtaccTACCATCGTTTCGACACAATTCATATACAACTCCATTCTTATAAATAACTGATTCCTATCTAGCCTTCGCAAGCTATACACGATAGACAAGTAGTGTCAGACTGAACCTTCGGTTTCGAGTTCGACATCGGCCACCCGAACAAGGTTCGGCAAGGCGAACGTTATTAAAAGTAACTAAAAGATCTTGTACTATTGATTTTAGTACAATTAGCGTATACAAATGTTTgtgtatatcatatatttttatgttagtgCTCTGTCCAagccgggtaggtaccacccgctcatccgatagtctaccgtcaaacagtgatgctaagttttgctgtttcggtttgaagggtgagtgagccagtgtacacaCACAATGGacgtatcatcttagttcccaaggttggtggcgcattgacgatgtatagactagttaatatttctgttaATATTGTGTTGATGACCACGTAACGTCAGGTATATAAAGCAGTCAGGTATATAAAGTacattacttatatatgtattacgcaagttaaaacatatttgatatATGGAGGTGATATTTGATACAGTGTTTGAACACGATTCATTAGACTGTGAGTACAGCTATACGTTGCTAGCATTATGGATaggtatgtacgtatgtatgaaGTTTATGTTGTGTATTATGATATTTGCATGTGCCATAACATTGAAATACTAGATGAAATCTCTCTCCTTCGAATAAAActgaacaaatataaatactctaACTACCGCACCCttgtacgaaattattatttggaacacactctCTGaatgcacccgtaaacgtcaaacttACCCGTTGAACTAAACgtaattgaatttcatggatttcaTATCGAAATTTCTCGATTAGATGAATTTTGCGAATATATGTTATCgactaaaaatcaatattttttaacgatctttaATTTTCGATAGGTTTCGATCTGGTCTATCGTAGACGTGTACGAAAATATTGATATAGAATCGTAGGAtacaaacttaattttattttttctataccgTGACAGATCTCTAGTGTCTATACTTATAtttgcattattaatattacaaagtagttttactaatttaaaattgcgTTGAATATTAATTGAGTGAGaaggaaaataaaacaatgaacttAATAATAAACCGTTTTATTAGgcttaactttattaaattttatagctaacgtttcataaaattaatatttacaagataGTAGTTATTATCAGAGATTAATACATAATCTTAACAACTTGAATGCGAGGCTTCATATGAAATACACCGTTATATTTACagacaatgttattattatttacacttatgTTACATACTTCaatgcatttaatatttacggaattacttataaatgttgtttaaggGGTAATTAGTTAACGAtgctttgtcttcttctttcgaatgtcaaatcaacgaTGACAGAATGAGAAAATCAATGTTCAACtaacaatttactaaaaatattatattttattaatattataaatgcgaaatttcgGATGGATGCATGTTTGTTTCTCACGCTAGAACGGATGAACGAATATTAGTGAAATTTCACAAAAGATTTTGTCTGAAATAGTACgaaagttactttttatatctaaaacctgCTTCTCCGGTCACGTGCAGGCGAAGCCACGGGcggaaaatagttatttataagtaaGACCGTTATTGAAAcgttttgaattataaacattcatttcattcattcgaacgcagaaaattttataacatagtttgacgttttgtaatttatttaatactgaaagttttatttattatttatatttaaaacaaagaacaCTCTTAAGCTAATACCTACCgttcatttttaaacaaatcccTTGAAcatctttcaatatatttacaatttatctaattctaagtatatatatacagacttatcttacttaattttatatatcatatagcagtctatcaatttaaattaattatacaataaataaaccttaaatgCTAAGCGATGGTCGTTTCTTTCGAACGCTTTTGCTGTTTTTGCCGAATATCGTACCAATGACCTGTAAATAATAGTTAGttgtaatacaaattaagttaaatCGAAGCGAATACCGCGCGTAGAATGTGCTCgtaaattgataaataagtacatataaatttatcaattataaacacacaaaaaaGACAGCATATTGGTAATGTTTGATTATAATTGTAGAAAAAATACCTTCGAAACGGAGTAGGCGGCTAGCTTGCGACGAGGCGCGGGCAATAACAATGCGAGAGCACGCGCCTCTCGTAGCAGCGCGTGGAATGCAAGCGCGGCGCCCGCGCACGATTCCGCAGCTGATACCTCATAGAACTGACAGCCGAACCGCAGCGACAACTCTTGACCCTCCTCTGCGTGGACCTCCCTACATACAATcacagaaaataattaacactgCGTTACAGTTGTTGTTTTAATGCGCAATTATTTCTCAAgtcttaaaaatatacctaatatgatGTAAGATTTGTTCAATATACATGTTCTTACCTGGCGTGTTCGAGGTCACGTTTGTTGCCCAAGAGAGTGATGGCTGCACAACTTGGCAACCGAGTCCGCTCGAGGAGTGAGAGGAGCTCAGCAGCCGCCAGGAAAGA includes:
- the LOC125065225 gene encoding ras-related and estrogen-regulated growth inhibitor-like protein; translation: MKMTVNRIRVVVLGSPRSGKSAVVVRYLTKRYIGEYSSTGDFLYQHRVAFDGAVSEVEILDTSNCAIRGCLGDHVRWGDAFAVVYSVCERRSFLAAAELLSLLERTRLPSCAAITLLGNKRDLEHAREVHAEEGQELSLRFGCQFYEVSAAESCAGAALAFHALLREARALALLLPAPRRKLAAYSVSKVIGTIFGKNSKSVRKKRPSLSI